GTTGCAAAAAGACTAACATGAACAAAAAGGCCTCTGGGGTATACGATCACATGCCTACAGCCCTCTATGTACAGTCTGACACTTTAGCCCCGATTCAGAAGAGACAAAGCAGGATGTGCAACCCGTCTGGAACAGAGTCCCCTGCAGGACAGCAGGAAATAATGAAGCCActcataaacaacaaaatagtTTCTCCAAAAttaaatgatgtaaaatgtCGTCTACGAAGATTATGTCAAAAGGAAACTTTAAAATGAGTCCTTTGGTTTCGTTTGGCTTCGATAACTTTAATGTGATTTCTTCAGTCCAGtcgccaaaataaaatgttggcattttacatttctgcaaaccacggatacgttaaaatagaaatgtttcatACATCTCATAAGAATATTATTACAATGTCATGTCCATGAGCTGAACTTCACGTGACGGGGGTGGCCAGGCAAGATGGCTACCGAGCAAGAGTTGGAGACACCATTTCAAAATTTGTACGCGACAACAAGACAGGATTTTTTTAACGAAACGTCTGAcagtttccagctgtttttgtggtgacaaaacaggATATTTATGATGAGACGTCGGGAAAATTTCCAGTCACActtgtggcgacagaaccaggtaagcaAAAACACGATCCTCTCCGAACCTGCCCTCTGCACaacactgtcacaacataaaattgagcctaaagaagtttcaacatatcagcagtttgcagaaacgtacattattaacatttattctggcaactggatCGCCtttcttttataaaaacaatttaatatttAGCCATTTAAACTGATATGTTTTTATGTGCACCAACTAAAACGCACAAGACGAGAACAATGTTTCCTCAGTAAAGTGCTTTAGAATCAGAACAATCCACTGCCTGTTTCAGTAGCACGTAGCATCTGGCAAATGTCAACGATTACAGTCATGAATCAAGATATTAGTCCCTTCTCGAGGGGGCACTGTTCCAGTTTTTACAGTTGATgtccatgaaaaaaaacaaacaaccaataCTCAGATTATTTCACACTCAAacgcacaaaaaaacaagttctCAAAATGATACATAGAAAACACCTGCTTTGCTTAAAAGGCTAATCGTATTGGTTTTAAGGGAAACGAGGAAGGGTGAAAAGCCAGTCCAAAAATAAGGCCAGCTAAATTGCATAGAACTTGAGTAGTGCACTGATGCATCAAAAGGCTGTGCTCCTTTCCTCTGTCAACTTTGGCAACCCGGCAGAGTTCCCTCAGAAACCACCAGAACTCCAACACCATTCATCTCCACTCCATGTTTTGTCTCCTTGGCAGAAGACACTCTTAAAGCCCCCAAACAGTTTAATTTGGACTGCCAACAACGCACCTGGACCCTGGTCAGTCatggcaaaaacaaaatactgttCCAATTGAGAGGCTCAGtcatttttcttcatgaaatgattaaaacttACATGTACCTTTTACGTGAATGTCATGGGGAGAAGCACAATATGTACTATTTTCAATTCCTttagaaaaaaaggacattaaGAAGAATTTGTACAAAATACTTCAGCCAGTTtaaaacaggatgttttttctctcctctaaATGATGTGAAGCTCTGGACGAGGATCCAGCGAGGCAGCAGTGAGGAAGAGAGCACAGCTCGGACTCTATTTGCACCCTTTCTCTTTGTGAAGCAAAGACGCCGCCCACCACCGTCTAAACAACAGAAATAGTATAAAAGCACCGGTTCTGAGCCTGCATCCATGAGACCGACCATCACAACTTCAACAGGCCCAGATTTAGGTTGTTCCACCTCTCTGACAAGGTGGAGCTCTGTACACGTTTAACCCCTGTGAGAACGAGTGGCGTTCAGGCGGAGATGGGACCAAGCCCGGCTGCACAGCCATCAACTAACGGGGACTTCGGCCTCTGCGTCCTTGTCCAAAATCTCGTCCTGGATCTCATCTGTGTTCCCTGAGTCACTGCTGGCCACAGAGCTGATAGAAGGAGAGTTCCTGCCGCCTTTAATCATCCGTCTGCAGGTCTCCATCTGCACGTCCAGGCCTCTCTTCATGCTGCACATCTCCATGTACTCGTGCAGATGTCGGTTCATGTCGCTCTTTGCTGTGGCCAATTCCATCTGAAAGAAGGGAAAACGGATTAAAGAGAGCGAGGATTTAAGAGACTGAAGGGAAATTACTGGGAATGACCTCATAGTCcacttttgattaaaaaaaaaagctaggCCCTCCGTAGCTTTAGCAGCTTTTAAATGAAACACCCTCCCAGCTAACTTATTAAAGTGATATAACAGGATGTAATTGGTACAACTTGTTTCAACCTGAAAACCTAAAGGGCATTAAGAATCTAAAATGATGGACCATTTGCCACCAATTGCATGTCAGAAATTATGGTATTCAAGCCACTCAGTTTTAGGGGTCGTATGGCCATTGtaggtaaaaataaataaatataaatacaagaTTACGAAGCTTCAGAAGAGGGGTAATGTTGTTCCTTCACCAAAAACCTCATTACTTTTACTGGTTTCTCCTGTAAATTTGAGACTTAAATTTCATAGaacttttgagtttttttctggCTTATTTATGACTTCATACTTTTAGATaatattaaagtttttttctccTACATTTGTGGATTCTTTTTTGAGAATATTACCCCTCTTCTCCAGCTTTGTAATTACTTTTTAGTACAAACTATGTCTCTAATATGCCTTTGTagaaaaaacatataaatcTGGTTTGAGAAAAAATGTAAGACACTTCCCTGCttttcaaaaaatgtcacactatCCTTCCTGAATAATTTTCATACAGtcacaaaacaattaatttagAGACAAAGACTCTCCTGGACTAACTTTGTCCCACATCCATACTACAGACTAATTATATGTGTATTCAGTATGTGCCACATACTAAATATCATAATATACCTGcaaatatatataacatatattttaacaacatttaacatgttCTTTAACATTTTACCAATATTTTATCTTAACAGGATACAATACATGCAACCATGTTGGTTGTGAATCCAACTGCAACTTTGGATGTCACTGCCAATTTAACTTACACAAGACATCAAACAGACCTGTTTCACCACCACACacaatttattttgattttgtccAGCTGTGAGTTGTTCTTCCATCAAATCTGAGCACTGCTTTGTGATAGAAAAGTGTCCATCAATGtacatttaatgttatttttttaaattacaatgcATACTGTCTGCTTTAAGTATACTTTATAACTTAAAGCAGACTTAAGTAAACACTctactacggaagccctgagggacaaATGAGGTTATTTTTTTCTGGCGATTTATTTTCAAggtctgatctaaattattttctctcctctgttcctGACTCCATGTAtctggtgtaaaaaaaaaaaaagagttttgccaggataatctttctaagttccttatttttttgtccatgtgtgaaactgagtgaaaaaagatTCAGGAACTCAGAAAGATTAACCTggcatacttttttttttcaccagatcacaagtcataaacacagaagagaaaatattctttttcaaacatgaacttttttttcataataatttagatcagacttagaaaatggatcatcAGATAAATAAGTTCTCACTCGctcctcagggcttccatactcTACAGACTAAAGACCTGCTTAGCATCATTATATCTAATTGgagattattttctcatttcatgCGATTCATATGCTTTAAACTTGCTATATGCcttgtgtctttttctcatACACAAAAAACCACACAGGTTGTCTACCTCGATTTGGCCGATGGTCTCCTGGTACTCCTGCTCTCTGGTCTTAAATAGTGACTCCGTTTCATCAATGAGGCTGCCAAGACTTCCATCCTGGGAGTCCTTAGAGAGCACAGACAGAGGCCTCATTCATCATGCATGAGTATATGTCTTGTACAGCACCACTATAGCAAAGATCTACACACTGCCCTACATGAGTTTAGGAacgacagagaggaagagagtaCTCACTGGATCAGCAGCATCACCGTTGCCTTCGGCGATGCAGCCGTTTGTGCAGGTGGTTGCGGCGATGGTGCACGGCACGTTGTAGTTTGTGAAGTCCTCCCACAGCAGCAGTGTCTCCTCGTTTTCCTCCCACGTCAGACTGTCGCAGTCGTCGTCGATTTCGAACGTCTCGCGCCTGGCAACAGAGGAGTTATCTGAGCAATGTCTGTGTAGGACAAAGGACAGGGAAcggaaagaagaagagagagagagggaggaaggaaggagaggaaagacaagTGTGACAGCCACCAGATCCAGCAGAGGTCACAAGCAAAGAGGAGGATGCGCTCGGAACGAAGACAAACATGCAGAAGGGAAAGAGTTcatggaaaaaaagacaaactgaaagCTTTCTTTTGAGAATATTGTAGGAGTTAGTGATAAGTGAGAGGCTTATAAAAATGGACAATGTTTATGAGAGTAAAAACCATTAGAAAGCATCCAAAAAATAATTACTGTGACTTTCACAAAGCAAATTAATGCCCATAGCATTTACATCTGCTGAGATTTGCTGAATCAGCATTTTGTGTGTTAGTTGCAACCCTCCATATAAACACtagagggaggtggaggaacGCACAGTCCATCAAAACAATATTGCAGGACTGTGGTGGTGTAACTGCAGAGCTCATTTAGGTTCATTCAAGGCAAAGAGGGCCTGattctgcctgtgtgtgtggagtgccggtgtatatatgtatatatgtatatatatatatatatatatatatatatatatatatatatatatatatatatatatatatatatatatgtatatatatatatatatatatatatatatatatgtatatatatatatatatatatatatatatatatatatatgtgtgtgtgtgtgtgtctgaggtgTCGCTTACAGCTGGTTGAGCATGCGTTTCATTTCGTCCGTGATGTTGAGCGACCCGGGGGCCTCCTCCTCTGACGGGCTGGGCTCGGCGTCCATCTCTGAACTCTCCTCGTCGGACACGACTTTACGCTCTTTCCTCCTGCAGCACGCCCCGGCGCcctgaagacacacaaacacgaagAAATATAAACATCATTCATCAGATTTTGATTCAGAATCTGGAGAAACCTGTGGGGAAACGTGACTTTTATCGTCTACTTGCACATTGTTGATTAAATAAgtactgtgtgtctctgcttcATAAATGCCTCTACAGATGAGGCATTTTGTGTGGCGCCTCCTTTAGAAATACTTTAATACaagaaatcacattaaaagTAGGGACATGCTGTGTGACAACATACAACATAAGAGAAGCCACCAGCTTGTCCACAGTGGATTCATACTTAGGCTTCAGCCAGCACTGTCGGCGCAATCTGATAACCTTGTGTGCAGCCAAGAGTCATCACATCAGcattttacttttctgtgtgtgtgtatgtgtgtgcatgtttaagaGTCACTACTTAAGGATTTCgtatgtgtatgtttatgtttgtgtgcgtcCTGGCGAACATGCAGCCGCGCGTTCCTGCGCCTTCAGAAAGGTCACTCGGTACACCGGCAGCTCTGGTTTCATCTGTAGACTGCTGACTGTTTCTATTACAGAAGAATTCATATTTTTGCTGCGATTACTGTCAGCTCCTCTGACAAACAGTGAAACAGCAGTTGGATACCCACCTTCTCCGGCAGCGACCTGGCCGGACTGACGTTGAACATCTTTGACATGTCCTCTGAGTTGCGTTGCTGAGCCACGTCACACAGTTTGGCCGTGATGTCGATCCGCCTGCAGATATCCATGTCCACCCGCCGGGCTTTCTCCTGGATCTGGGTGTCCAGGTCAGACATTTGCTGCAGGCGTAAAGATAGTTGTTGTGGATGACACGTGCAAGCCAAACATCTTCCCACACTGTGTACAAATACAGtgtaaataaaagcacagaagtCGAGTGCTATCAGCTGATGTTTCATTCATATATGTAGCATCCTAATCTTTACCTATAATAAGGGTAAGGATTTCTAGGTTAAATTAAGATTAAtctaaaaacaataataaaacatctaCATCTGTATAGAGTACTACGAGGGGTGATTGATAAGTTCTTGGCCTAAGGTAGAGTTGTACAGCTCTCGTTCGATGCACGTTCATTATGCAGAAAGTTTGAAGCGAATAACTTCTGTGGAACTTGTGTTTTGAGTCATTTAAAATTCTAAGTCAGCACCGTCTGAGAAACAAACCCACAAGTCCAAGGTGGCGATGGCTGCCATCCAggaatgcagatttttttactcttttcacCTGATTTGACACCTTCAGACTACTAACTACCTCCTCCCCAagatgaagaaggagctcagtggtTGCCATTTTGATAGTGATGATGACGTTACAGCTGCTGTGGACGAGTTTCTGTCTACAGGTCCAAGACGCCAATTTCTTGTCttatgttgaaaaataaatgtgctagTCTTTCTCAAACTTTATGAAAAAGACTCCTTCTACCTTACGCCATGAACTTATCAATCACCCCTCGTACTAGATTGCATCGTCAATTCAATTATGCAATGATATTCTACTTGGTAGGGTTGGTTCTTCCTGCTACAGTGAAAGTTCGAACAATTGCAGGATAAGGACAAGCAGGTTACCACATCTAGAGCACATACCACAAAATACAGGAAGTCTGACCACAACTAGGAAACTGTGAAATCGAACAATCTACGCCTCCGAAGAGATCCACTACTCAAACATCACTTACCTGTCTCTGGATTCACACATCATCGGGGATGAAGTCAAGCacagaaaacaatatgaaaatctACAATGTGCAGACGCCAAAAGTGAAGATAAGCacgataaacaaaaaaacaacgtCTGTCTATATTTATCCCTGAGCAAGCACAAGCTGTGACTGAGCCCGCTGCAGTATATTACAGCTGTATATCACACTGGAGCAGACCTGTCAGGGAACAATACAGAGCTGCATAGAACAGGAAGTACTCCTGATCTACAGCTGCTATTTGAGCTCTTTTCAATGAATGCTTGTCTTGGAGGCTTTCTGgcattatatatttttcaatggagaaaggaaggaaggaagaaagggtgtgtgtatgtagacCTGTATGAATGGCAGCCTTTATCAGAAACTTCTGTATGTACGTTCTTCAAACACTACTAACATGATTGCTTAAAGTATGGGAGTTAACACAGCACTCTGTCTGGCGTGTGAAAGCTTTGCATGGCTCAGGGAGGTGATCACTGAGCAAACACTTACATCGCTCATCAGACTCTTAAACACCACGAGTTCAGCCTTCAGCCTGTCCACCTTCTCTGTCAGCTCATCCTGGACCTCGGATGACTCCCGGGCGCTCTGAGTGGACGTGACAGTGAAGGAATCAAAATGAGACGCGTGACAGTAGCAGAGCATGCTTCACCACAATAAACCAAactaaatatgtaaaataaagttCAATAACCATTTCTAGACTGGTGTAAATCCTTATCATGAACATTCATTCCACACATTTGGTTAGATAATAACTGACCCATGTTGCattcaaataatcaaataatcaaatcatactgttttacattttcatatggGTGGTTACTGGTTAGCTTTTAATGATCAGTACACAGAGGCCATAGTTAAGTTTCCTTTTcatatttccataactgagaTGATGCAAATGTGAGCTGCTGCTGACGGCGTTTAGCAAAGAGTGCTTTAAAAACTGGAGTCATATAAAAGATGGTAACCAAGTTCCTACATGAGTGCTGACTGACCACACAATCAAGTTTTGTTTGATAAGGTTAAAAGCTAAAATTGAGTAgtctaacattttgaaaaatgtgcttATTCTCTGTCTTGCTGAGAGTCAGACGAGATGCCACTTTGATGCCTTTACGGTTAATATAAAGCAGGAGGAAAAAGCTGGCCTGGCTCTGGTCAAAGGTAAAGAAATCCCCATACCAGCACATGAAGTTGACTAATTAACACGCTGCCTGTTTAATCTTTAAAGATGTGAACTTGTGAAATATGGCCTCCTATCTAAGGTCGCTCCAACACAACAGGGGGCAGCTTAACCGCCACAGATCGCGGGGGGAGTCACTGTGGGTTTATGAGATAGGATGAGcccgggctagctggttagcatgctaacgtcagtagaCATCTGTGCACACATCCAGCAAAACCgtcatttcttcacactctgttgattatgtttgttaaaattctggccacatcttacacattgcccctttaatttgTACGACAAACTACGTGGACAATCGGCAAGTTGTAGTTTTATATGCATTTATGTGTTGGACTGTTTGTTAGCCACTGATTCCTCGCAGGCTTGTTGTCACTGTACGTTAGCAAGGCAACCAGCAGAGACCTGAGGAAGGGTTAGGATTATCTTCCTACCGTACAGGCACAGTTTTAACTCTTGGAAATAAAGTGAATAACTTTGTTTCTCAAGATGTCACACTGCTCTTTTCAGGCCGAATTTTAAATTCTGTCTTCCCAAAAATCATCTAAATCCTCATCTACACTACATTTACAAACTTTAAAGGTTCTATTTATAGGaacagttgatttttgagtctcattcccaactcgtcaaatactgatgctttgggatggcagccggcccgacctacaatcccagtgcatcagtatttgacaagttgggagtgagaccCAAAAATCAACACTTCTTACAAACAGGACCATTAAGACTTAAAACAGTCCACTGGTATGCAGACCTGTTTTATAATATCACGTTCGCCATCAAATCTTACTTTTGGTTTGATAAACATTAGCGTAAATCTAATAAACCCCTAAACTTAATTGTTAGCCCTCTGACACATGTAACTAACATGGAGCTTAATAGAAAACCTCTTACCATAATATCCCACTAAATGGATCCTATTAGGCTAATAAACATTAACTCAGCAGTTTAAAGACTTAATTTTGCACAGATTGAAAGATGACCaactctgttgttgttattctaTCACTGAAGAGTGCCAGTTGCTTCTGTGTTAAGTCAGCACATGGTCACAGCCCTCTGGCTCTGAGCCCTGAACAATAAATGGCTGTTTGCACTGAATTTACTATCTCTGAACAGATTTCCTGCTCTTCCATACGCAACGACATCTGCCTGTGTGCTCTAAAAGGTTAAAGCCCCCGGGGGAGGGCACTCCACATCTCTATCTGGGGTTTTGCTGACCCAGAATATAAGACAAACACATATGCTGTCACCAATCAATTCGTGCAAAAGCAGAAAGAGGGAAGGACGCCGACTAGATGAGGTACTCGCATCAGCTGTGCGTGTCCGTGTTATGATATAGCCTCAAGGTGTGACACTAGTAATTGATTTCTATTTCCTTTGCCTGCTCTGAACAGAAACCTAATGGCAggctgctggtgatatttgatGTTTATATCTATATCTAGGCCAACAGACCCTTCCTGATGGGTTTGTAATATGGTTTTTCTCATCTGACACACATCCTCCTGGTTGTTTATGCCTCTAGTACAGCTCTGCTGAGTCCACACAGAATGAAACACCCTGAAGAACTGAGctatatataaatgtttatgCATGTGCTGTGGCAgcagttttgaaaatgtatgtgGGGTCATGCCTTTTATTCAGCTCGTATTTGTCTGCATGTGGTAAATGACCCTTGGCAAGCCATCAAATAtctgtgcatgagtgtgtttgtggaatttattttattgtttatgtttcCCAACCTGCTGCATGGATTCCACCGTGGACTCCAGCTGCTGTCGTTTGGATAGCTCCTCCTCCCATCTGCAAAACAAAGCACAGAGGTGGGTCAGTTACTGCTAAGCCTGGGGTCCCCTGGGGGCAACGAGACAGGTTAATGGTACTTTTGTTCAGATTATACTCCCATCTCTGATTACAAAATGCCCTTGACAGTGAGGGTGCACACCCTATTTCCCCCTCATGTTTTCAACCTtttgtctccttcctcctttGTACGGCCGTCTTTACAGCCCCACTgcctcaataaaaaaaactacacagagAATGAAGCTCCAGCTTCCCCCAAACACATTTCTCATGAATAGTTTTTCAACACAGCACAGGGACATTTGAACACATCCAGAAGGGTGGAGTATTTGTGCTGCAGCCTGAATTCCTTCATGCTAACTGCTTCTTTCCTCATAAAGTCTCATGAGTGGGGAATCTGTTTACAACATCTCACTGGTGACAGTTCAAAGcaaattaaaatctttattCATGCCTCCGACAGAGACTAAACCTACAGAAATAAAGCTTATAGTGtactaatgtaaaaaaaaaaaaccttgtgcACAGCCATTAGTGGTGCTACCAATATTTATTGAAGATAAAGCAGAATGAATTATTCATCATATCAGTCGCCAGGCAGATAAGTCACACTAAAGCAAGCAGCACACATTACCGGTTAGGTCAATTTGAAGCAGTATAAAATGACCTACAGGGAGTATACAGTCATGCTGGTGGCTCCGAGAGGTGGTTTTATATTACTAATCAAACATTTCCTAATT
This Pagrus major chromosome 6, Pma_NU_1.0 DNA region includes the following protein-coding sequences:
- the iffo2b gene encoding intermediate filament family orphan 2 codes for the protein MNSLFFSDTPPGAVCNVPAGSGAVTSALRNDLGSNIHVLKTLNLRFRCFLAKVHELERRNKLLESQLQQALQRPQYRHLYTREVAVQTDGPESRLPGTIWSFTHVRRQGERFETLQGPGVTWTHPDGVGVQIDTITPELRALYNVLAKVKRERDEYRRRWEEELSKRQQLESTVESMQQSARESSEVQDELTEKVDRLKAELVVFKSLMSDQMSDLDTQIQEKARRVDMDICRRIDITAKLCDVAQQRNSEDMSKMFNVSPARSLPEKGAGACCRRKERKVVSDEESSEMDAEPSPSEEEAPGSLNITDEMKRMLNQLRETFEIDDDCDSLTWEENEETLLLWEDFTNYNVPCTIAATTCTNGCIAEGNGDAADPDSQDGSLGSLIDETESLFKTREQEYQETIGQIEMELATAKSDMNRHLHEYMEMCSMKRGLDVQMETCRRMIKGGRNSPSISSVASSDSGNTDEIQDEILDKDAEAEVPVS